The Amycolatopsis endophytica genome includes the window ACGACCGGCAGGCCGCGCTGCCGGATCCGGTCGATCAGCTGCAGCACCTTGGCCGATTCGGCGACCCCGAGCGCGGCGGTCGGCTCGTCCATGATCACCGCCTTGGTCCCGAACGCGGCGGCCCGCGCGACCGCGACGCCCTGACGCTGCCCGCCGGACAACGTCTCGACCGGCTGCGTGATCGACTTGATCTTGATGTCCAGCTCGTCGAGCACCCGCTGGGCCTCGGCCCGCATCTTCGCCGTGTCCAGCTTGCGGACCAGCCCGAGCGGTCCGCTCCGGCGGATCTCCCTGCCCAGGAACATGTTCGTCGCGATGTCCTGCGCCGGCGCCAGCGCCAGGTCCTGATAGACGGTCTCGATACCGCAGCGCCGCGCGTCCAGCGGCGTCCGGAAGTGCACCGGCTCGCCGTCGACGAAGATCTCGCCCGCGTCCGGCACCAGCGCGCCGGAGAGCGCCTTGATCAGGCTCGACTTGCCCGCACCGTTGTCGCCGACCACGGCGAGCACCTCGCCGGGTTCGAGATCGAAGTCCGCGCCGTCGATCGCGGTGACGCGGCCGAAGCGCTTCACCAGGCCACGTGCCGAAAGGGTCGGGGTCATTTCTGCCTCCTGGCCAGCCGGTCCACGGCCACCGCGGCGATCACCAGTGCACCGGTGGCGACGTCCTGGTAGAGCGAGTCGACGCCGAGCTGGGTCAGCCCCGAGCGCAGCACCGTCACGATCAGCGCACCCATCATCGTCCCGAACACCGACCCGCGGCCGCCGAACAGGCTGGTGCCGCCGAGCACGACCGCGGTGATCGAGTCGAGGTTGCCGAGCTGGTAGGCGTTCGGATCGGCGTTGGGCACGCGGCCCAGCGCCTGCCACGCCGCGATACCGAAGATCAGCCCCGCCACCAGGTACACCGACACCACCGTGCGGTTGACCTTGATGCCGGACAGCCGCGCGGCTTCGGGGGCGTTGCCGACCGCGTAGACGTGCTTGCCCCAGGCGGTCCTGGTCAGCGAGTACCAGAGCACCAGGTACATCACCAGCGCCAGCGTCATGCCGTAGGTGACCGGGATGCCGCCGAACAGGTAGCGCCGCGTGCCCAGCCACGCCAGCAGCGAGTCCGGCGCGATCGGCACGGCCTGCCCGCTGGCGACGAGCTTTCCCACCGCGGTGAGAATCGTGAACAGGCCGAGCGTGACGATGAACGGCGGCAGCTTGATCCGCGTCACCAGTGAGCCGGTGACCAGCCCGAGCAGCGCCGTCACCAGCACGCCGAGGACGAGCGCGAAGATCCCCGGTACCCCGCCGGTCAGCAGTTTCGCCATCAGCAGCGTCGCCAGCACCATCGCCGCCGCGTTGGACAGGTCGATGCCCGCGGTGAGGATGATCAGCGTCTGACCGAGCGCGAGCGTGCCGACCACCAGCGACTGCTCGACGACCAGCGACAGGTTGTCCAGTTCGAGGAAAGTGCTGGTGGACAAGGAGAACACGACGACAGCGACGACGAGCGCGAGCGCGGGCCCGATCGCCGGGGCGCGGAGGAAGAACTCACCGAGCGTTTCGCGCTCGGCACGGGCATGAGTGGTCATGTGGTCCCCCAGCAGTTCCGCAGGCCCCACGCGGTGTCCTGGCTCGGCACGCCGGGCATCGGCCGGTCGGTGATCACGACGGAACCGGTGTCGATGAACCCGCTCGGCTTCTGCCCGGTCTTCGCGTACTGGACCGCCGCGGTGACGCCCTGCTCGGCCATCTTGCGCGGGAACTGCATGACGGTGGCGTCGTACTGGCCGTCACGCACGTTCTGCACGCCCTGGCAGCCGCCGTCGATCGAGCCCATCACCAGCTGAAGCCCGCGGGCCTGCAGCGCGGCATACGCGCCGCGCGCGGTCGGCTCGTTCATCGTGTAGACGGCGTTGAGGTCGGTGGTGCGCTGGAGCAGGTTCTCCATCTTCTGCTGGGCGATGGACTGGTCGCCGTTGGCGTTGTCGCGCCCGACGATCGCCGGATCGCCGTCCGCCAGCCCGATGCCTTCGAGGAAGCCGTTGTGCCGGTAGGTGTCCACGGTGCTGCCCGCGGTGCCGTCGATCATGATCACCTTCGGGGCGGCGCCGCCGAGCGCGGCCTTGACGTAGGCGCCCTGCTGACGCCCGGCCGCGACGTTGTCCGTGGCGTAGGTGGCGTCGACCGCGCTCTCGGGTTCGGTCGCGGTGTCCAGCGCGATCACCAGGACGCCGGCCTGACGGGCGCGCTCGATCGCGGCGAGCACGCCGGTGGAGGAGTTCGGCGTGATCATGATGGTGGTGACGCCCTGCTGGACCATGTTTTCGATGGCCCGGACCTGGCCGTCGTTGTCGCCGTCGAACTGACCGGCCAGCGCCATGAACCCGGCGCCCTGTGCCTGCGCGGCGGCACTCGCCGCGTTGCGCAGCTCCACGAAGTACGGGTTGGTCTCGGTTTTCGTCACCAGGCCGACCTTCGCCTGGCCGCTGCCCGCGGGGGCCGAGCTCCCGCCCCAGTGGCGTTCGACGGTGCACCCGCTGACGGCCAGCAAGCCGGCCGTGACGAGGCACAGGAGACTCCGGTGTCTCACGCTGCCCTCCCCGTTGAGGCTGATCGTTTGCCGACGGGGACGGTAGGAGGGCTTACACTACTCCGGCAAGCGTTTGCGCAAACGCTTGCGGATCGTTCGTGCTCGTTGGAGATGTTTGATGCCGTCCAGGCCCACCCAGAAGGACGTCGCCGATCTCGCCGGCGTCTCGATCACCACCGTCTCACACGTGGTGAACGGAACGCGCGCGGTGGCCCCGGAGACGAAGGCCGCCGTGCTGCGCGCCATCGAGGAGACCGGCTACACCGGCGACGCGATCGCCCGGTCGCTGGTCACCGGCGGCACCCGGCAGATCGGTGTCGCGATCTCGCTGCTCGCCAACCCCTACTTCGCGGCGCTGATGCAGGCGATCGAACGGGAGGCCGCCACGGCCGGCTACACCGTGCTGCTCGCCG containing:
- a CDS encoding ATP-binding cassette domain-containing protein, with product MTPTLSARGLVKRFGRVTAIDGADFDLEPGEVLAVVGDNGAGKSSLIKALSGALVPDAGEIFVDGEPVHFRTPLDARRCGIETVYQDLALAPAQDIATNMFLGREIRRSGPLGLVRKLDTAKMRAEAQRVLDELDIKIKSITQPVETLSGGQRQGVAVARAAAFGTKAVIMDEPTAALGVAESAKVLQLIDRIRQRGLPVVLISHNMPHVFEISDRIHVHRLGRRVGVVSPKTTSMNQVVGLITGALRVGEDGKVAEVESAVRTGLTA
- a CDS encoding substrate-binding domain-containing protein produces the protein MRHRSLLCLVTAGLLAVSGCTVERHWGGSSAPAGSGQAKVGLVTKTETNPYFVELRNAASAAAQAQGAGFMALAGQFDGDNDGQVRAIENMVQQGVTTIMITPNSSTGVLAAIERARQAGVLVIALDTATEPESAVDATYATDNVAAGRQQGAYVKAALGGAAPKVIMIDGTAGSTVDTYRHNGFLEGIGLADGDPAIVGRDNANGDQSIAQQKMENLLQRTTDLNAVYTMNEPTARGAYAALQARGLQLVMGSIDGGCQGVQNVRDGQYDATVMQFPRKMAEQGVTAAVQYAKTGQKPSGFIDTGSVVITDRPMPGVPSQDTAWGLRNCWGTT
- a CDS encoding ABC transporter permease, with the translated sequence MTTHARAERETLGEFFLRAPAIGPALALVVAVVVFSLSTSTFLELDNLSLVVEQSLVVGTLALGQTLIILTAGIDLSNAAAMVLATLLMAKLLTGGVPGIFALVLGVLVTALLGLVTGSLVTRIKLPPFIVTLGLFTILTAVGKLVASGQAVPIAPDSLLAWLGTRRYLFGGIPVTYGMTLALVMYLVLWYSLTRTAWGKHVYAVGNAPEAARLSGIKVNRTVVSVYLVAGLIFGIAAWQALGRVPNADPNAYQLGNLDSITAVVLGGTSLFGGRGSVFGTMMGALIVTVLRSGLTQLGVDSLYQDVATGALVIAAVAVDRLARRQK